Part of the Catalinimonas alkaloidigena genome is shown below.
GCTCACAAACCTGTTCAATCTTGATCCCTGACATCAGGCGTGTATACAAACCGATCTTTTCCAAAGCACTCTGCAAAGCCATGGCGTTGATGACAGTAGCCAGCATACCCATATAATCTCCCTGTACACGGTCCATACCGGACTTCTCAGCCTGTACACCTCTGAATATGTTGCCCCCTCCGATCACGATAGCAATTTCTACACCTGCATCTTTTACCCTTTTGATTTCCTGGGCATATTGCTGAAGCCGGTCAGAGTCTATACCGTACTGCTGGCTTCCCATGAGCGCTTCACCGCTCAGCTTTAAAAGGATTCTTTTATATTTCATTCAATTGGGTTTTGAGAGACAAATATAGAAATACCAAAAATAAGTTGACAGACAAAACGAACTCGATTTTCAAAAAAGACAGTTATAGCTTTTTTAAGACAAAAAAACTCATTCCAATACTACCATTAATTGATTTTTCTCTACACTTTTTCCTGCTTCCACATGGATTTTAGCCACCTTACCATCTCCGGGGGATTTGAGTACATTTTCCATCTTCATGGCTTCCAATGTTAGCAATGGAGAACCTTTTTTTACTTCGTCGCCTTCATTTACATGAAACTGTAGTACAAGTCCGGGCATAGGCGCAAGTATTTCTTTATCAGCAAGTTCGTCAGCAGCCTGCATCCCCATGGCTTCAATCAACTGATCAAAACGGTCTTGTAATTTTACCGGTATTTGCCTGCCGTTGATTTTTAGTAAAAAATCTTTCCGGGAGTAATCGGATTTTACGACTTCAATCTTGTATGAGCGATGTTCATGTAAGAGGTGAAAAGTATGCTCAGTAAGAGAGGAAAGCTTGTGGGAAAAATCCTGATTGTTGATTAGTGTTTGTTCCGATTTTAGTTCAACTTCGTACTTTTGTTGCTCGTGGATGTTTGCCTTTAGCAGCATTATGTTTGTGTCAGGTTTAGATTACGCGTTTAAGTTAACATTTCATTCTTATTAATCCATACTTCATGCAGTTTCTTCGTGCTTGTTTGATTTGCTTATTGTTATTTAACCTAGCTTGTAGATCTACCCAATTAGAGGCCAGGAAAGATGATGTGAATGTTCAGGATTCGCTCCGACAGGACTCGCTTCAAAGCAATACCATTACGCCCCCTATAGACGAAATCAAAGAAGAAACAATTCCTTATCGTGCTTCTCACACCCGTGAGTTTGATCTCTTACATACCAGGCTGGAGGTAGAACCAAATATATTGGCACATACGCTGGAAGGTATCGCCACGCTGCAACTCAAGCCTTATTTTTATCCTAAAGATAGGTTGATGTTAGATGCTAAAGGCTTTGATATTCAAAAACTTGTGTTGTGGAAAGATGATCAGGAGAAGACACTTGAGTACGATTACGATGGCTATCAACTGAATATACAACTGGATCGTGAATATAGTCGTCAGGAAGAATTTTTTGTCAAAATATTCTATACCGCAAGGCCGGATGAAATAGAGTTGAAGGGAAGTGCTGCTATTACGCAGGACAAAGGACTGTATTTTATCGGTACTGATTCTACCCAGCTAGGACCTAAACCTACGCAGGTGTGGACACAAGGAGAAACTCAGGCAAATTCATGCTGGTTTCCTACTATTGATGCCCCTAATGAGCGTACCACTCAGGAGATGTTCATTACTGTCGATAGTGCTTTCAAGACTCTTTCCAACGGGCTATTGGTCTCTTCTCAATTCAATGACGATAATACTCGTACTGATTACTGGAAAATGGACCAGCCACATGCCCCATACCTCTTCATGATGGCGATAGGAGATTATGCGATTGTAGAAGACCAGTGGCAGGACAAAGAATTAAGTTATTATGTAGAGCCTGCCTTTGAACCTTATGCCAGAGATATATTCGGTCGTACACCTGAAATGATGAAGTATTTTTCTAACCTACTGGGGGTAGAGTATGTCTGGCCTAAGTACAGTCAGGTGGTTGTGCGTGATTTTGTTTCCGGAGCTATGGAAAATACAACGGCTTCAGTGTTTATGGAAAGCCTACAGGTGGATGACAGAGAACTTATTGACTATCACTGGGACGACATAATCGCTCATGAGCTTTTCCATCATTGGTTCGGTGACCTGGTAACCTGTGAGTCCTGGGCAAATTTACCTTTGAATGAGTCTTTCGCTACATATTCGGAATATCTGTGGAGCAACTACAAGTACGGTAAAAATGAAGGAGAATATACCCTTTGGGAGCAAGGTCAAAATTATTTTGCTGAAGCTGAAGAAAAACAGGTGGATCTCATTCGCTACCGTTATGAGGATCAGGAAGATATGTTTGATCGTCATTCGTATGACAAGGGCAGTAGGATTCTGCACATGCTCAGAACGTATTTGGGCGACGAAGCATTTTTCACAGCTTTACACAATTACCTGAATGAGCACGCTTATACTTCGGTAGAAATACATGATTTAAGGTTGGCTTTTGAAGAAGTAAGTGGTCAGGATCTGAACTGGTTTTTCAATCAGTGGTTTCTTGCTTCAGGTCACCCACAACTAGAGGTTAAACATCTGTACGATAGTGGAAAGCTACGGCTAAACATTCAACAGGTACAGAATACTGAAATCACACCTGTATTTACCATTCCTCTTCAGATGGAAGTTTGGGTCAACGATAAGCCTCAACAGTTTTCACTTTTAGTTGATGAAGAAGAGAAAAGCTGGAGTTTTGAGCTCAGTCAAAATCCTGATCTGATGATTTTTGACCCCGGGGCAGACCTACTTATGGAAATCAATCACGATAAAACCCCTCAGGAGTGGACATATCAGTATCAGCATGCCTCCAACCCCATTAAAAGAATGGAAGCACTGGAAGCTTTAGCGCAGGATAGTGTAGGAAGTGAGGTCGCTCAGGTATATAAAAAAGCACTCAATGACGAATTTTGGATGATCAGGCAGATGGCACTGAATACATTGGAATTGTTTCCTCAGTTTTTGAGCTCAGAGGATGTTAATAAGGTGCTCCAAATGGCCGGACAGGATGATAAATCGTTGGTGCGAGCAGATGCTATCTCGGTACTTGCTGCCTTAGATGCTGATAAATACAGGGCGGTTTATTTACAGGGAATGAATGACAGTTCTTATGCGGTAGTCGGTTCTTCTATTGCCGCTTATACCTTAAGTGGTGCAAATGACAAAGGAGAAGTATTTGCGCCTTATGAAGAGTATTCAAACTTCAATGTAGTCATAGCGTTGGCTGATTATTATGTGGAAAATCAAATTCAGGACAAATATTCCTGGTTTTCGGATAAGTTTACACAAATAAATGATGAAGCTTTATATTACTTACTTAACTATTTTGCCAGATTTTTAATAAATTTGCCTCCGGAAGACCAGCAAGGTGGTATTGATTTACTTGCAGAATATGCTGAAAAGCATCCAAAATATTACATTCGGCTAAATGCCTATCGTTCTCTTAGTTTTTTTGACGATCGAGAAGAAGTACAGAGGCTTAGACAAAATATCAAAGAAGAGGAAAAAGACCAGCGCTTACGTTCTATATACGAAAGTATCCCATAAACAGGGAATTTTTTTTGTTTCTTTTAAAGCATAAGTTTGAATAAATCAAAAAAGCGTTTACTTTTGCACTTCCATTAGAAACAGAGGGGTTTTAAATCCGTGAAAAAATCTGTTTTTAATCGTTTTTTCACATCATGGGGAGATACCAAAGCGGCCAACTGGGGCAGACTGTAAATCTGTTGTCTTACGACTTCGTAGGTTCGAATCCTGCTCTCCCCACTTGTTTTTAATAGTTATTTTGAATTTTTCTTTCAAAGTAACTGTTTGGTTTGAACTTTAAGCGGGAGTAGCTCAGTTGGTAGAGCGACAGCCTTCCAAGCTGTAGGTCGCGGGTTCGACCCCCGTCTCCCGCTCTCTCTTGTAATGCTTGAGCATTGCTTAAGCCGATGTAGCTCAGGGGTAGAGCGCTTCCTTGGTAAGGACGAGGTCACGGGTTCAAATCCCGTCATTGGCTCAAAAGCTGTGGGTTCATTACCTTAATGACTTAAATTTATTTGAAACTGTAACTTATTTAGAAAATGGCTAAAGCAACCTTTGACCGTTCTAAACCACACTTGAACATTGGTACAATTGGTCACGTCGATCACGGTAAAACAACATTAACTGCAGCGATCACAAAAGTGCTTGCTGATAAGGGTTTGGCTGACCTCCGTGATTTCGCTACGATTGATAATGCTCCTGAAGAAAAAGAAAGAGGTATTACAATCAACACTGCTCACGTAGAGTATCAGACAGAAAATCGTCACTATGCTCACGTTGACTGCCCAGGTCACGCTGACTATGTTAAGAACATGGTTACTGGTGCTGCGCAGATGGACGGTGCTATTTTGGTGG
Proteins encoded:
- a CDS encoding acetyl-CoA carboxylase biotin carboxyl carrier protein subunit — its product is MLLKANIHEQQKYEVELKSEQTLINNQDFSHKLSSLTEHTFHLLHEHRSYKIEVVKSDYSRKDFLLKINGRQIPVKLQDRFDQLIEAMGMQAADELADKEILAPMPGLVLQFHVNEGDEVKKGSPLLTLEAMKMENVLKSPGDGKVAKIHVEAGKSVEKNQLMVVLE
- a CDS encoding M1 family metallopeptidase gives rise to the protein MQFLRACLICLLLFNLACRSTQLEARKDDVNVQDSLRQDSLQSNTITPPIDEIKEETIPYRASHTREFDLLHTRLEVEPNILAHTLEGIATLQLKPYFYPKDRLMLDAKGFDIQKLVLWKDDQEKTLEYDYDGYQLNIQLDREYSRQEEFFVKIFYTARPDEIELKGSAAITQDKGLYFIGTDSTQLGPKPTQVWTQGETQANSCWFPTIDAPNERTTQEMFITVDSAFKTLSNGLLVSSQFNDDNTRTDYWKMDQPHAPYLFMMAIGDYAIVEDQWQDKELSYYVEPAFEPYARDIFGRTPEMMKYFSNLLGVEYVWPKYSQVVVRDFVSGAMENTTASVFMESLQVDDRELIDYHWDDIIAHELFHHWFGDLVTCESWANLPLNESFATYSEYLWSNYKYGKNEGEYTLWEQGQNYFAEAEEKQVDLIRYRYEDQEDMFDRHSYDKGSRILHMLRTYLGDEAFFTALHNYLNEHAYTSVEIHDLRLAFEEVSGQDLNWFFNQWFLASGHPQLEVKHLYDSGKLRLNIQQVQNTEITPVFTIPLQMEVWVNDKPQQFSLLVDEEEKSWSFELSQNPDLMIFDPGADLLMEINHDKTPQEWTYQYQHASNPIKRMEALEALAQDSVGSEVAQVYKKALNDEFWMIRQMALNTLELFPQFLSSEDVNKVLQMAGQDDKSLVRADAISVLAALDADKYRAVYLQGMNDSSYAVVGSSIAAYTLSGANDKGEVFAPYEEYSNFNVVIALADYYVENQIQDKYSWFSDKFTQINDEALYYLLNYFARFLINLPPEDQQGGIDLLAEYAEKHPKYYIRLNAYRSLSFFDDREEVQRLRQNIKEEEKDQRLRSIYESIP